CCGCCGGAGGTCGAGTTCGGCGCGGACGAGCCGGACGAGGGGCAAGTGCGCTATTGGATCGTCGACAACGGCCCCGGACTGACCGACGAGGAACGCGAGCAGGTCTTTACGCCATTCATCCGCCTCAATCAGGTCAAGGTCGAAGGCCACGGCCTCGGCCTGAGCGTGGTACACCGCATCGTGCAGCGGTTGGGTGGCACGGTCGGCGTCGACTCGCTCGACGGGCACGGCGCGCGCTTCTGGTTCACCCTGCCCCAACAGCTCCGGTTCTAGCGGATCATCCAGATCGTCATACCAAACTCCCGCATCCCAACCCATGACAAGCCGTGTCACGCGGTATAATGGGGCGGCCTGTGATCTTTCGGGGGGAGTTTCGGATGCTCACCAATCGTCGCATCTCGTCGACCGCGTTGGGTGCGCTGCTGCTGATCGGCATCGCCGTGGCGTTGATCTTCCCGGCGCCGTCGCAGGCGATCCCGCTCGAACAAACCGTCGCGCCGGAACAGACCCCCTTCGTCAACCCGTTCTTCACCCCGGCCCCAACCGAGTGCCCGATCAGTGCCGGCCTGCAAAACGGCGACACCGCGGTCTTGACCGGCGGCGTGCTGATCCGCTACGAGCCGAACCCGTCCGCGCCGTTCATCGTGCAGTTTCAGGAGAACCGCGTCTTCACGGTGCTCGAAGGCGGGCCGTTGTGCGTCGAGGGCTACAACTGGTATCCGATCACCGGCCACGGCGTGACCGGATGGGCCTCGGAAGGCAGCCGTGACGGAAGCCGCTACTGGCTCACCCTGCTGCGCCGCGCCGACGAGCCCGAATTCCCGTGCCTGACGCCGCTCAACCTGACCGAAGGCAACCGCTTCAACGTCAACGTCAACGTGCGCATGCGCGCCGCGCCGACCACCACCGCGCTGACGCTCACCGTCGTACCGTACACCGCCACTATCGTCGTGCTGGAAGGCCCGGTGTGCAACGAGGGCTACAACTGGTGGAAGGTGCGCGCAACGGTCGTCAACTTCACGTATGAGGGCTGGGTAGCCGAAAGCGAACGGGCCGGCGGCGCCGAGTACATCCGCGTGCCGCGCGCCGCGCCGTGCCATGCCCCGCTGAACCTCGACATTGGCGAACAGGCGCGCGTGATCTACAACGACGAGTTCCCCAAGCGCCTGCGCAGCGAACCGTCGCTGGCGGGTTCCGTGCTGGCCGAACTGATCGAAAACGTGCCGATCCTGATCCTTGACGGGCCGGTGTGCGCCAACACATACAACTGGTGGAAGGTGCGCGTGCTGTCGTCCGCGCCGATCGAAGGGTGGCTCGCCGAAGGCGGCCCGAGCAACTGGTGGATCGCCCCGGTGAGCGAGTTCCGCTAATGTTCATCACGTTCGAGGGGATGGATGGCAGCGGCAAAACGACCCAGATCGAGCGCGTCACCGATTTCCTGCGCGACCGCGGGATCGACCTGCTGGTCACGCGCGAGCCGGGCGGTACACCGGTCGGCGAGGACATCCGCGCGATCCTGATGGACAAGGCCAACACCGGCCTCGTCCCGCGCGCCGAGATGCTGCTGTTTTGCGCCAGCCGCGCCCAGTTGGTCAGCGAGGTGATCGTGCCGCACCTCGAGCGCGGCGGCGTCGTGTTGTGCGACCGCTACATCGACTCCTCGTTGGCTTATCAGGGCTACGGCCACGGGCTGAACGTCAAAGAGCTGCGCAGCGTGCTCAACTTCGCAACCGGCGGCTTGCTGCCCGATCTGACGATCTACCTCGACATCACGCCGGACGAGGGCTTGCGCCGACGGGCGGCAGGCTCACTGTTCGGCGAGGAGTTCAACCGCATCGACGCGATGGCAAGCGAGTTTCACCGGCGCGTGTACAAGGGCTATGCCACGATTGGCCGGAGCGCTGGCGACCGCTGGGCGCGCGTCGACGCGGCCCAACACCCCGACGCCGTCTTCGACGACATCGTGAGCGTGCTGAACTACGCCCTGCCGGTTGTTTCGAGGCGTTCGGGCAGGATCAGACAGAAAGCGTAATCGTCCAACATGGTAGATATCATCTTCAAACTGGCGGTCACGGGCAAGTCGCCGGAGGACGGCGCATGGCTCGATCCGCTTGAAATCGACATGCTGCTGGAGTCGACGCGGAGGCAGATCGAGACGCACATTCACAGCCGTCTCGACGGCGTGGTGTGCGATGTCCACGGCGAAGCGCCGCGCGTGGTCGTCAGCGGCGGCTACGACTTGGCGACCGAACAGCTTGACGTCAGCTACGACGTGCAAGCGTGCTGCAACCTGATGATTATGAAATCCGCCGCCCTGCTGGCACGATAACCCCGATGCGCCAATACGTCGAACTGCTGCGTGGCAACCGCGACATGCGGTTGATCTGGTTCTCCGAGATCACAAACCTCGTCGGCGATTGGTTCAATCAGGTCGTGCTCGGCGCGCTGGTGATCAGCCTGATGCCGGGCCGTGCCGGATTCGCCATCAGTACCCTGATTGTCGCGCGTTTCCTGCCGCCGCTGATCCTATCGCCGCAGGCCGGATCGCTCCTCGATCGCTTCAACCGCCAGCGCATGCTGGTGTGGAGCAATTGGCTGCGTTCGATCATCGGCTTTGTCTACCTGCTGCCGCTGCTTGATCCGTCGCTGGTGTGGTTGATCTACGTTGGCGTGGTGGCGCAGTCGACCCTATCGACCGTGTATCCGCCGGGGCTGTCGGCGCTAATCGCGTCGGTGGTCAAGCCGACCGAGCTGGTGACCGCCAACACCCTCAGCAACGCGACGTGGTCGGCAGCGCTGGCCGCGGGCGGCGCGTTGGGCGGGGTGGTTGCGGCCGCATTCGGGTCGGCCACCGCGCTGATCGTCGACGCGCTCACGTTCTTCGCCGCTGGGCTGTTGATCGCCGGGGTACGCGGCTACGTGCCCACGCCGGTCGATCCGACGGTCGACGCAGCCCAGCGCCGGCGCGAGGCCAGCGTGCGCGACGGCCTGCGTTACATCCGCAGTCATAAGCCGACGCTGGCGACGCTGTTCGTCAAATTCGGCGGCAGCCTCGGCAACGTCGACGCGATCATGGCGGCATTGGCGACCCAGGTGTTCGTGATGGGCACCCGCGGCGAGCTGTCGCTCGGCCTCTTCTACAGCGCGTTCGGTGTGGGGGCGGTGCTCGGCCCGCTGGTCGCCAACGCGATTCACAACGGCTCCGGCCCGTCGCTGCGGCGTTGGATCTGGATCGGATTCATCGCGCAGGGGCTTGGCTGGCTGGTGATCGGGCAGGCATCGGTGCTGGTGATCGTGTGCGTCGGCCTCGCCATGCGCGCGGTGGGCGGCTCGATCAACTGGACGTACAGCTCGGTCCTCTTGCAGCGCACGACGCCGGATCGCTACCGCGGGCGCGTGTTCGCCATCGACATCATGCTGTTCTACGCCGCGACGGTATTCGCGACGCTCGTCCACGGCGCGCTGATCGATGCGC
The sequence above is a segment of the Candidatus Flexicrinis affinis genome. Coding sequences within it:
- a CDS encoding MFS transporter, whose translation is MRQYVELLRGNRDMRLIWFSEITNLVGDWFNQVVLGALVISLMPGRAGFAISTLIVARFLPPLILSPQAGSLLDRFNRQRMLVWSNWLRSIIGFVYLLPLLDPSLVWLIYVGVVAQSTLSTVYPPGLSALIASVVKPTELVTANTLSNATWSAALAAGGALGGVVAAAFGSATALIVDALTFFAAGLLIAGVRGYVPTPVDPTVDAAQRRREASVRDGLRYIRSHKPTLATLFVKFGGSLGNVDAIMAALATQVFVMGTRGELSLGLFYSAFGVGAVLGPLVANAIHNGSGPSLRRWIWIGFIAQGLGWLVIGQASVLVIVCVGLAMRAVGGSINWTYSSVLLQRTTPDRYRGRVFAIDIMLFYAATVFATLVHGALIDALGPENLGWIGVGTAAISVLPLLGWSYALRRWREPAPEGAG
- a CDS encoding dTMP kinase — its product is MFITFEGMDGSGKTTQIERVTDFLRDRGIDLLVTREPGGTPVGEDIRAILMDKANTGLVPRAEMLLFCASRAQLVSEVIVPHLERGGVVLCDRYIDSSLAYQGYGHGLNVKELRSVLNFATGGLLPDLTIYLDITPDEGLRRRAAGSLFGEEFNRIDAMASEFHRRVYKGYATIGRSAGDRWARVDAAQHPDAVFDDIVSVLNYALPVVSRRSGRIRQKA